In Syntrophorhabdaceae bacterium, the genomic window CTTGTTGTTCAGGCCGAAATAGTTGAGCAGAAGACAGTGTTCGAACTCCTTGACGACTTTCATATATCAGTCCTGAAGAAGCATCGGCGCGCCCTTTATAGCCAGTCCGCCGCTCTTAATGGTTGTTCCCGCCGTTTCCAGATGACTTCCCGCATTGTCGATGTTAATGCCGCTCTCTTTCGTTTGGATCCCCGCGGCGGTTATATGGTCCCCCAGGCTCTCGAGTTTTGCTCCCGCCTGGTCAAGGTCGATCAGCAAAGCCTCGATAGCCTGGTTATGCACCCTGAGGTCACTCGCTATCGTTTGCATCCTTTGCCCTTTGGCCCTCACGGCCCTGTTGTATACCCTTGTCTTGTTGACGGTGGCCTCCGTATCCTCCCCAACAGCCTCAGCGACCTGGTCCACGATCCTTGTCTGCTCGCCCTCGAACCTTTGTCTGCTGAGGCGGGAAACCGTCCTGTTCACATAGACCTTGAAGTTTTCGGCAGTTACATCCATATGTCCATTGCGGAATTTGAGCCGATCGGGTACCTGGATCTCCCAGAGTCCGCCCAGGACGCAGTCAGTCAGAAGTCCCCCGGTGAACCATCCGCGCAGGCCGGTAACGACGCTGAAGAGTTCGCCGAGAATGACCTCGTTCTTGCCGCCCACAAAGACATCGAGCCATCCGTCCGTTGACTCCTTGATCCCGGTACCTCCCTTGATAAAGCTGTGCCCTTCGTATTCCTCCGACACGGTCGGGTCGTTGGGTGCCCCTATCCTGACGAAGCTCTTCTGGGTCGGGGAGTGCATGAGGATGCGCTCGCTTCCCGCCTGGTCCTCAATGTGTATCTTATTCCCTCCCGCCGTGGTTATGGCGGACATGGTCTGGTTGTTGACGTTCACCGGGCTTTGCGTCTCCGGATTCGGCACCGCCGCGGCTATGATCGGCCTGTCCGGGTCCCCGTCGATGAAGGTAAGCAATACCTCCGTGTCCTTATGCAGCGGGAAGTGCATCCCGTGGTTACTCCCCGCATAGGGCTGTGCCATCCGTATGTAGGCGGAGGCCTTGCCGTTCTTCCTCCCCGATATGTCGAAGGGGAGAATGACCCGGTACCTGCCCTGGGAGTCAAGCTCCGCATACTGCCCCGACCCCGCCGCATCGATCTTCGCCGTCAATGTCCCCGATATGCGGGGCTTTACCGCCGTATGTTCCGGCCTGAACTGGACGTTCGAGGGTATGGAAGAGAAGCTGTTCCGGTAGAAGACCCCCCGGTCCTCCGTCCCCGTCGTGATCCCCGATATGAGGTACCCCGTCTGGTTCCCCTCGTGACCCACCTCGGTGACGAGGTAGGACTGGTTGAAGCTCCCCCGGTAGTGGTCCTTCAGGGTGAAGGTGTACCCCGGCATCATGTAGGGCACGGACCCGTCCCCGTGGAAGACCTCCTTCCTGCACAGGAGCCCCTCGGCCATTATCTTCGCCAGCCGCGTCGCCTCCTCGGGTGTCCTCGCATGGTCCCCGTAAGAGTAGACCTGCCCCCGTCCCTTCGCATCGACATCGGCGCTCCCCGAGACATCGAGGGAGGGCTTCCTGTAGTTGTAGTCCTTGAGAAGGACGCTCGCCGGCGTGAGGTTCATCCTGCAGTGGAAGGAACTGACTATCTCCCTCTCATGGGAGGCCTCAAGCCCCGAAGGAGGGGAGTATGTAATGGTATCCCCCTGAGTAAGGGGTGTATGGGATATCTGGGTGTCGGTGAA contains:
- the tssI gene encoding type VI secretion system tip protein TssI/VgrG, encoding IEACLKDGGLTGADFEMRLQGSYDSLEYVCQYGESHLNFVSRWAQREGIYYFFEQSDAGEKVVFTDTQISHTPLTQGDTITYSPPSGLEASHEREIVSSFHCRMNLTPASVLLKDYNYRKPSLDVSGSADVDAKGRGQVYSYGDHARTPEEATRLAKIMAEGLLCRKEVFHGDGSVPYMMPGYTFTLKDHYRGSFNQSYLVTEVGHEGNQTGYLISGITTGTEDRGVFYRNSFSSIPSNVQFRPEHTAVKPRISGTLTAKIDAAGSGQYAELDSQGRYRVILPFDISGRKNGKASAYIRMAQPYAGSNHGMHFPLHKDTEVLLTFIDGDPDRPIIAAAVPNPETQSPVNVNNQTMSAITTAGGNKIHIEDQAGSERILMHSPTQKSFVRIGAPNDPTVSEEYEGHSFIKGGTGIKESTDGWLDVFVGGKNEVILGELFSVVTGLRGWFTGGLLTDCVLGGLWEIQVPDRLKFRNGHMDVTAENFKVYVNRTVSRLSRQRFEGEQTRIVDQVAEAVGEDTEATVNKTRVYNRAVRAKGQRMQTIASDLRVHNQAIEALLIDLDQAGAKLESLGDHITAAGIQTKESGINIDNAGSHLETAGTTIKSGGLAIKGAPMLLQD